From a region of the Zingiber officinale cultivar Zhangliang chromosome 4B, Zo_v1.1, whole genome shotgun sequence genome:
- the LOC121975123 gene encoding uncharacterized protein LOC121975123 codes for MGGRGELPAGSRQSNLKMAFQLGIRSVLTTFSKEDVWKAFPTCTDPERERLYAMFVQVIKTLHEDLKEEFESICQETRVGRALDMVEQLVEEHKLEEAFGTRANIGEIKEKVLKVKKDEIQHLTNLLKKVEDQNNLMKAHIQSLKNSQNFLVGGTVDMTDKLVEKHNLDILAPDETNIGYIKDKSWTAKKDEAQCLKNILQKIEDQNSIMKASFISIANSEDLMVIADTQNIKPNH; via the exons ATGGGAGGTCGTGGCGAACTACCTGCAGGCTCGAGGCAGTCAAATCTTAAGATGGCCTTTCAGCTCGGCATCCGTTCTGTTCTGACTACTTTCTCCAAAGAG GATGTGTGGAAAGCATTTCCTACTTGTACTGATCCTGAGAGAGAAAGATTATATGCCATGTTTGTTCAG GTCATCAAGACATTGCATGAGGATTTAAAG GAGGAATTCGAATCTATATGTCAGGAGACAAGG GTTGGTAGGGCTCTTGATATGGTAGAACAACTCGTGGAAGAGCATAAACTTGAGGAGGCATTTGGTACAAG GGCAAACATAGGCGAGATCAAGGAGAAGGTATTAAAAGTAAAAAAGGATGAAATCCAACATTTGACAAACTTGTTGAAGAAG GTTGAAGATCAAAACAACCTAATGAAAGCACACATCCAGTCACTTAAGAATAGTCAGAATTTCTTG GTTGGTGGGACTGTTGATATGACGGATAAGCTTGTGGAAAAGCATAATCTTGATATTCTTGCTCCTGATGA GACAAACATTggctatatcaaggacaagtctTGGACAGCAAAGAAAGATGAAGCTCAATGTTTGAAGAATATCTTGCAGAAG ATTGAAGATCAAAACAGTATAATGAAGGCTAGCTTTATATCGATTGCAAATAGTGAGGACTTGATGGTTATTGCAGACACGCAAAAC ATCAAGCCAAATCATTAG